DNA sequence from the Gouania willdenowi chromosome 21, fGouWil2.1, whole genome shotgun sequence genome:
caaaataataaagacaatttTTTTGGTTTGAGCTGAATATTGGAAGCAAGAAACAGGAACAATTTTCCACTGCATCAGTAACAAACTGTGGCTCAACACTTTAAGAACACATGGAAAAAGTTACAAAAGTGAGAATGTCaaaaactgtgattgtatctgatctgaaggCAACACTAGcaacatttatgttagcattaacaataatgaccaatcagggCATTAACACATTGTCTTTTTATCATCAAATTGTggatttctgttgttcttttatttgtttttcttgtaattttgttgttttgtgtgttatgagtatttggcatatttttgctttcaatttttggagtcatcttttaatatttctgtagttgttttgtatattttgttgtaaatttgtgtattattgttggcgttttgtgtgtttctagtgttattttgtgtattcttgttgtttcgtgtgttatgagctattttgtgtatttgtattttttttttgtacttttgttgcattttgaggaattattgtgtaattgttttgtatatctttgtaatcatttttttgtgtatgtttgttcttattttgtacattttttgtggtacttttgtgtattttaattctgAAATTGTATAtccttttgagttttttttctttaatttctttgttttgtgtgttatgagtcattttatatttgtcatctttgtatattcttgttgttttgtagtcggcattaattgttattttgtgtgttaagagttttttgtgtattttgtcattttgtgtacttttgttgcattttgtccatttggagtcatttttgtgtcattttattttgctttgagtgtatttctgtgatcttgtgtatttttgctgtttttgtgtatttttctttaatttttttgcatttgcttTGGTGgccaaaattagaccgagggccgcatgtggcccctggaccGCCAGTTGCCAATCACTGATCCTAAGTGAGCCTGTGTGCTAAGGCTGCAGTAAGTCACAGGCAGGTAGCCTTGATATACAAATGTTGAATTATTTACATACTTACGTAATAAAGACTTATGTAAGCTACGCATACTGTATATAGCTGTAATCCTCAGCACTGCTGGGTGCTGTTTAGCAGACTGGTGGTTGTAAAAACTTATTGTGAATCACTAAAGCCTGACTTTTTAAATCAACGTACAGTttgtaaaggaaaaaaatgcagaaaatagaAATCTTTCTTGCACGTAATGTCACGTACATCTGTGATTGCAGGggttattgaatttatttttgtgttctaCTCTATGTgactgagggggcggggcttgtcACTCTCACCCTGCTAAAGATCCTGTATTCATGCAAAATTGCTGACTTGTGTACTTGATGGTCAGACGGACACAGTGATTGGTTCAGATTGGTGCGTGGTTGTGCAGAGAGAGCGACTGATTTCGTGTTCCATTAGTAATAGAAGCTTCAGGAGAGGAGCTGAGTAGTCACAGCTTTACTGAACTGTGTGATAAGCAGGTACAGGTAAAATGAAAAGTGTtccctttttttaaccactcacctttacatatgtatatatatacatttgtatttctttccatctcattatttttaatgtacatttattttaccaTATATACAGTAGAAGCATTTGGCACCCTAATGGCCATTGTGGCACCTTATTCATTTGCACCAGGGGTGTCACACTTTCAGGTGCCAAAAACAGATAAGTAggagcttaagtgggccacagactttaggtgagaaaaagagcaaattcaataTCAATGTGcactggtttgcacttccacatataaactatatataaatgataaagtatatcagtccctgcaggatctgtCACGGGAAGGTGATGGTGTGGACCCTAATGCAGAGAGAGGTGGAGGAAGCAGCCAGGTGTAGCGTTGATAgtcatttaataataaaactcaaatccaaacagacacaaggaagcacagggaaaactgggagcagggaacaaaacgtcgcaggacacgaggaggttGACATAAGACAATGATTCAGCAATaacactgtgtccaagcactcagctaaatagtaagggaggcttgattgggaacgggccacacctgggtggaaaacatGAGGTAGCTAATCAGTCAGAatccaaacacactgacatcactgggaggtggagacatgagCGCGAATaccagaggtttattccataaagcaggatatgttcaaactctgagtatgttcaggctcaaatgagggaaactctgagtatctcattcctaaaggtatgttcttctctgagtatgttaccatggcaacattgtccgtgaactaaacctggtcgctggcaggttttatcaaagaaaccctgggtttctacctggctccgcccacctgaacaccgtttctgaacactttaatgaaccttaacacttttctctgaaacacattagtaacatcacacaccacagacgtgttcacatcattactaatgttgtgttgctttacgttattttattttttttcgggCAAACCAGTAGTTTTgtttctaacattgtggatacagatcattaagtgacagacactgagaggttgatctgcattaaaacatctactgacgtctgtagtaaagttctctggatacaaacctgtggataatataaaggaggagatgataatttaaataaatccacttttaaggctcgattgttatACAATTAAATCTGTAATTTGTGCATCTTTGAAGGTATACTCTTGGAAGCGATGGGTCACAGGTTCGTGTcccacttcagtgttttttcatgacattttttaggacgtcgagatgactctggcgacaatattacattaaaaatcaatataattgatgTGATATCAagcagcagtcactgtcttaatatccagtgtaacaggagggctctctatacagccatcctatgctgctgccacgtcttcTCAGGcacactttattcatattattcacccaCTCGTCCTGTCACTGAAGctataaagtgatgaagcgaccaaaaagtgtgactaattacgctaattgtcactgaagactgaacacacctttagaacaggctcatattcctcaaacaccggcttatttcacccattactgtgaataaatcactattttttgggtggttgccatggcagctcgagtcatattcgatccattgatgatggctttttatcgcgcgtgcacgtcagtaacccaaggtttacatactcagggttgattaacccacttcacaccagctgtaatggaatcagatacccagagtttcccatacCCCTCTGGAaacataaagacaaaaataaacatcatcagATCATACTCGATCATACTCAAAAACCACAACAAGCTAAGACTCAGGATAACTAAAAGaaccacaagggctaaacacaaacataacagaacctgacaggatcttcacttacatttccttgattttggaAATTTGGAGACATTTGGTGGaataatttgatgaaaatttgccagattttggagaaatgttgagtttgtttttttttttaaccgtttgagattaaaaatgactgcagtcgtgATAAAAAAGCTGGATAACTGAGCtctacaaatattgtggatttgaattgatttttttatatttggaggggctgagatatctacaactgaattagttagtcatttacaaaatgtttcatgttttttccatcatttttacaTTGATGCTCTATAGGGAAGGATTGGCCCCCGGGACTTGAGTTTGAACCGTGTGATTTGCACCTTGTCATTTCATTTACAAACGAAACAACCTCTTTGTGTAGTCTTGCTCCTTGTTTTTGCTTATGTGTAATAATGCTGTTTTATAATATGGCGCTCTTTGCCTTACTAATTAATTACCCTCTGGAATCAATAAAGTTTTTGCTAATTCTGATGTTTTGTTTGTATCTCAGCGTCCATCGACCATGCagtctttaaaaaaagagatcCAGAGTTTCTCCAGGACTCGCCTGAGGAAGCAGTGCACTAGAGTGACATCACTGAGTGGGAAACGCATCATCGAGACCTGGAAGGGCTCCAGTATCACTGTGGTGGAGGAGAGCGTGCCAGCAGAGAAGATGCTGGGATACGTTCCAGACACTTCCTGGGACCTGCAGATTGGAATCATTAAACCATTCCTGCTGCTGGGTGAGGTGGAGGAAAGATGAGTTTTCTCAtgatattatgtttttgtctgACTTTAAAAAGACCAAAAGGGTGTTATAGtgagaaaaatatttatatttcacagtATCACAATAAGAAAATCtgaatcacaattacaattgactgAAACATGACTGATAAAATGCACTCCTGTTTAAATCTATGAAAGAAAACTAGAGCTTTAGGTGTAGATTTAATTATTCCATTAAACTGATTAatcaaataattattattagaaaattaaattattccAATTATTCATAATTGTACCTGGGGTGTCAGTCTACTTACTGATTAATTAAGATCAGCACTGTGGGGGTCAATCTACGTACTGGCTCATTAAGACCAGCACTGTGCGGATCAGTCTACGTACTGGTTCATTAAGATCAGCACTGTGGGGGTCAGTCTACTTACTGGTTCATTAAGATCAGCACTGTGGGGGTCAGTCTACTTACTGGTTCATTAAGATCAGCACTGTGGGGGTCAGTCTACTTACTGGTTCATTAAGATCAGCACTGTGGGGGTCAGTCTACTTACAGGTTCATTAAGATCAGCACTCTGCGGGTCAGTCTACATACTGATTAATTAAGATAAGCACCCTGTGGGTCAGTCTACGTACTGATTAATTAAGATCAGCACTCTGCGGGTCAGTCTACATACTGATTAATTAAGGTCAGCACCCTGCGGGTCAGTCTACATACTGATTAATTAAGATCAGCACTCTGCGGGTCAGTCTACATACTGATTAATTAAGGTCAGCACCCTGCGGGTCAGTCTACATACTGATTAATTAAGATAAGCACCCTGTGGGTCAGTCTACGTACTGATTAATTAAGGTCAGCACCCTGCGGGTGAGTCTACGTACTGGTTCATTAAGATCAACACTGTGCGGATCAGTCTACGTACTGGTTCATTAAGATCAGCACTGTGTAGGTAGGAACTCCTCTACCTTATGAACCCACTGAGTGGTGAGAAACTTGAGGCTCGATGGGGGAACAAGACGTGAGATGTGACCAATCAGGCTCTGGTTTCCATGTGACCCCGTGACCTGTGGTGGATCGCTGGGTTTCAGACTTTGACAAATCCTGGTGTAACCCCAAACTGCATTAAAGATAGAGGAGATAAATGTTAACTGACTGATTGTTTGTGTGGGGTTTACAGGTTCTCAAGATGCTGCACATGACTTTAGCACTCTGAGGAAACACAAGGTGAGCTTATGCAGACATCTCCTGAAATctcttcatcctcttcttcatcTTTGTGTCCCTTTGTCTCCTTCTTCCCATTCTTTTCCTCTCTGATGTAAACCTTTACTTCTCCAGGTTGTCCTCTTCTTCCCACTCTCACCTAGATCACTGTCATGATGTCATCACAAACATCATCGTCCATGTGGCCTCCTGTATCCTGACTTCATCTATTAGACCAGAGacatcattttaagtgttttttgagtcattttgtgtgtttctgttgtttttttgactgtttttgatgtcaatttgtttaatttttcagtttctttttctatttttgtgggtttctgttgtcattttttacattatgtaatattttattgttgtcttgtgtttcttgtgtttttgttgtcattttgtatatcatGTATTGTTTTATCATCACCTTGTTTCTTTGGAGTCAATTTATATAAGATATGtattgcttttgttgtcatcttgtgtgtctttggagtaattttgtgtatttcggttgtcattttgtgcattttttgtaattttgcgcatttattttgcagttttatgggtttctgttgttattttgtatattatgcattattttattgttgtcttgtgtttctttggagtcattttgtgtatttttgttgtcattttttattgtttttgttgtcatcttgtgtgtctgtagtaatttgtgtattttttgtaattttggtgtaatttttgtaattttggtgtaattttggtgtattttttctgtattttgtagttttttttgtaattttgtgtatttttgttgcaattagtgggtttttgttgtcatttagtatataatgaataatttttttcattgtcttgtgtttctttggagtcattttgagtattttgttgtcattttgtgtatcttaattttaattaggtGTTTTTTTCAAAGCATTTGGTGTTTTTGCTATATTCGTTTGTCCATCACAACTGCAAAATGAAACAGGAGAGGACTAGGAGTTGATTGTTGGTGTAATCTGGTCTCTGTCACACCTCACTGCTGTCacacttctttttctcttttctggaaaactgtgtctgtgtctggGATACGTCCAGCTTTATTATAGGTTAGAAACCCATTGATACTATTCCTCTACGATGATGacatttgtctttgttgtttctcaGGTGTCCCACATCCTTAATGTGGCTTTTGGTGTGGAGAACGTGTTCCCGGACTTGTTCGTCTATAAAACCGTCAGTATTCTGGACCAACCTGACGTAAATCTGATGCTCCACATTAAAGAATGCAGTGATTTCATACAACAGGCCCACAGTGAGGTAACGGCATTCCCATCACAGTCACAGCTGACATTTTCATGTTGCTTTTAATGTGTTGGAAAAGAGTGTTACGATATATTTAATTTCACTAAAACTAGGGAAAAACTGAAGGCAAACTAAGGAACAATGACTAAAATTATGACTAAAAGGCTGTGAATGTTATTGTTAGGGCTAGAGCACTGTCTGATTAGCAAAAAAACAACGACCCAGATCCCACCGCCCTGGACTCCCCTATGCTGGTTGGGGGCCCCCGAGTGCCTTTGGGCTAAGCAGGAGTGCGGGGTGGTTTTTGGATTCTGCAGCGTACAACGTTGACCCTGCCCTTGCATGCCTGTAGCTGTGCCGTGGGAGGTGGTATCCTGTGGTGTTACGATCTGTAAGCGGTCTGGGGCCCTATAGGGGCCTATATTTGACGATCACTGGGCGTCAAGAGTGGAGAGTGATCTGAAGCTCTCTGACTTTTCCGCCTTGGTGCTGGTTGCCCGCTGCGGGTGGGTCTCTGCCCTTTCGGGGCTCCCTTGGTTTGGGTGTTGTGGTGTGGGTGGGCAAGGGGGGTAATAGGGGATTACTGGTGGGTTGCCTTGGTGCGGGTTCTGCTTCTCAGCCTGGGGCCTTTGAGGCATCTGGGGGGCGGCTCAGCCATGGGGGGTTGGCCTGGGGTGGCACATGGGTTCACAATGGCAGCTTTTGCATGCACATCAGTCAGGACACGCACTTATGGAGAGGCGTCATTCCAGTTCTACGGCCCCCGTCTGTGGAACAGTCTGCCGGAGCACCTCAGGGTTGCAGAGAAACAGGCTCAAGACCCACCTTTTCAAATTAGCCTTTAACTACTCActtattcattttaggatttttgtcttttatgtttttatagttttagaatTGTTGTCTTTTATGGCCCTTAGACTAATTTTGTACGTCCCccaaaagaacacacaaaattactccaaaaatacacaaaagacaactaaaatactcctaaaacacacaaggtGACAAACCCCCCACAAAAATAGcacaaaatcttaaaaaatacacaaaatgagaacaggaATTCACaaatttataataaattatgcaaaaacagcaaccaaaatacacaaaatgactcaaaaacaaaactacaaaaatacaatccatgactccaaaaatacacaatataacaacaaaaacacacaaatccttTGCTCTTCCCTGTGTTaattctctgattggtcattattctaaatgctgacatgaatattgatcatgtgaccctcagatcagatccaatcacatttttgtggcctcgctgtgatagaagttttCCATCTCTGGACTAAACAAAGATGGCTCATGTGAAACTTTAGCAACAACATAATTACTTTAAATTGAGCACTGAGGTCAGGTCTAATGAGATGTTTTGACATTTCTCATCCTGGATCCTGGTTTCCTGTCCTCATTTCCTCCTGACTTTCCTGCTCCTGAATAATGGATGTTTagttttgttcatgtttttttaagcaGCAAACAGATCAGGTCTCAGTGTCATACAAGCTTTTAGCAGCGAAGCTCAGCGCTCACCTTactatgacacacacacacacacacacacacacacacacacacacacacacacacacacacacgcttcatTAAGCCCTCATTAGAGGTGTATGATTACGGGAAGTGATggagcttttactttgaaatgtggCTTCAAATTACCCAGCAGCCCATATGGCTGCTGATGACCATCAGATAATAATGTCACCATGGTTACGGCAGCATCAGTAGGGCATAGCgcgcatatactgtacataacacAAAGTATCCTAAACTCAAAGCTAACCACTGACTACACCACCATGCTACGTACTTTGTTGAGtacttgcatttcttttgtgtgtaacttgatgtcattttgtgtattttttgcgtCACTTTGGTAATTTTTGTTGTACAgtagttctgtgtgtttttgttttcattttgtaaatcatgtagtgtttttgtcatcatcttggtgtctttggagtcattttgtgtatttctgttgccattttgtgttttatttgtaattttgtgtatttgtgttgcagttttgtgggtttttgttgtcattttgtatattctttgtaagtttgtgtgtttttattgtcattttgtgtatttttctgtcattttgtgtttttgtttcattttgtgtatttttgttctcattttgtatattatctattattttatcatcatgTTGTGTttcttgaagtcattttgtctatttttgtttttttgatctTGGATatcatgtattgtttttgttgtcatcgtgtgataattgtgtgtatttctgttgttgttttgtgtattctttgtaattttgtgtgttttttttggtgtcaatttgtgtatcacacacacacacacacacacacacacacacacacacacacacacacacacacacacacacacacacacacacacacacacgctccatTAAGCCCTCATTAGAGGTGTTTCATTATGGGAAGTGAtggaacttttactttgaaatgtggCTTCAAATTACCCAGCATGGCTGCAGATGACTATCAGATAATGACATCGCCATGGTTACGGCAGCATCAGTAGGGCAGAGCGTGCATATACATAACATAAAGTATCCTAAGCTCAAAGCTAACCACTGACTACACCACCATGCTattgttgaatgcttgcatttcttttgtgtgtattatttgagAAAGGTAACTTGCAGAGGTATAAAGAATACTGATGAATCCTACTCACGTAGAGGTACTGTtagttgattgaaattgtactcaagtacaagtacaagcaagtcatacataaaatactcatacaagtaaaaataatcttaattaaatagtactcaaagtaaaagttactagttagtGTTTGCAACTGGGCTTGAATCCTGCAGCAGAAGGACAACTGTGCCATTACAGTAAAA
Encoded proteins:
- the LOC114455471 gene encoding dual specificity protein phosphatase 19-like, with amino-acid sequence MQSLKKEIQSFSRTRLRKQCTRVTSLSGKRIIETWKGSSITVVEESVPAEKMLGYVPDTSWDLQIGIIKPFLLLGSQDAAHDFSTLRKHKVSHILNVAFGVENVFPDLFVYKTVSILDQPDVNLMLHIKECSDFIQQAHSEKGVVLVHCNTGVSRAPAVVIGYLMSCDGQSFDTALSLVQSTRPASSPNPGFMEQLRLYKTQNGS